One genomic segment of Devosia sp. includes these proteins:
- the cysD gene encoding sulfate adenylyltransferase subunit CysD has translation MTQDRLTHLQALEAESIEILREVAASFERPVMMYSIGKDSSVLLHLARKAFFPSKIPFPLLHVDTTFKFREMIAFRDKTAADYGFDLITHTNQDGVRDGINPFDHGSSRYTDIMKTAALRQALNAGKYDAAIGGARRDEEKSRAKERVFSHRNASHAWDPKNQRPELWRTFNTRLNPGESMRVFPISNWTELDVWTYIYSENIPIVPLYFARPRPVVERSGTLIMVDDERLPLAPGETPREEIVRFRTLGCYPLTGAIRSGAADLPSIIMEMQASRTSEREGRLIDSDSVGSMEKKKQEGYF, from the coding sequence GTGACCCAAGACAGACTGACCCATCTGCAGGCCCTGGAGGCCGAGAGCATCGAAATCCTGCGCGAAGTCGCGGCCAGTTTCGAGCGGCCGGTGATGATGTATTCGATCGGCAAGGATTCGAGTGTCCTTCTGCATCTGGCGCGCAAGGCGTTCTTTCCCAGCAAGATCCCGTTTCCGCTGTTGCATGTGGACACCACGTTCAAATTTCGCGAGATGATCGCGTTCCGGGACAAGACGGCGGCAGACTATGGGTTTGACCTGATCACCCATACCAACCAGGACGGGGTTCGGGACGGCATCAATCCGTTTGATCACGGGTCCTCGCGCTACACCGACATCATGAAGACCGCAGCGCTGCGCCAGGCGCTCAACGCCGGAAAGTATGATGCGGCCATTGGCGGCGCGCGTCGCGACGAGGAGAAGAGCCGCGCCAAGGAGCGCGTGTTCTCCCATCGCAATGCCAGCCATGCCTGGGACCCGAAGAACCAGCGACCCGAGTTGTGGCGAACGTTCAATACGCGGCTCAATCCGGGCGAGAGCATGCGGGTGTTTCCGATCTCGAACTGGACCGAGCTGGACGTGTGGACCTACATCTATTCGGAAAACATTCCGATCGTGCCGCTCTATTTCGCGCGGCCGCGTCCGGTGGTTGAACGCTCTGGCACCCTGATTATGGTCGATGACGAGCGTTTGCCGCTGGCACCGGGTGAGACGCCGCGCGAGGAGATCGTGCGGTTCAGAACACTCGGCTGCTATCCGCTGACCGGTGCGATCCGCTCGGGCGCGGCGGATCTGCCGTCCATCATCATGGAAATGCAGGCCAGCCGGACATCCGAGCGCGAAGGCCGTTTGATTGACAGCGATTCCGTCGGCTCGATGGAGAAGAAGAAGCAGGAAGGCTATTTCTGA